In Streptomyces seoulensis, the following are encoded in one genomic region:
- a CDS encoding sugar phosphate nucleotidyltransferase, with translation MIGLVLAAGAGRRLRPYTDTLPKALVPVGPEGDEESLTVLDLTLGNFAEVGLTEVGVIVGYRKEAVYDRKAALEAKYGLKITLIDNDKAEEWNNAYSLWCGRDALKDGVILANGDTVHPVSVEKTLLAARGDGKRIILALDTVKSLADEEMKVVVDPDKGVQKITKLMDPAEATGEYIGVTLIEGDAAEELADALRATFERDPQLYYEDGYQELVNRGFKIDVQPIGDVSWVEIDNHDDLAKGRKIACRY, from the coding sequence ATGATAGGTCTCGTGCTGGCGGCCGGCGCCGGACGGCGTCTGCGCCCCTACACCGACACCCTCCCCAAGGCGCTGGTGCCGGTGGGCCCGGAGGGCGACGAGGAGTCGCTGACGGTGCTGGACCTGACGCTGGGGAACTTCGCGGAGGTCGGCCTGACCGAGGTCGGTGTCATCGTCGGCTACCGCAAGGAGGCCGTCTACGACCGCAAGGCCGCGCTGGAGGCCAAGTACGGCCTGAAGATCACGCTGATCGACAACGACAAGGCCGAGGAGTGGAACAACGCCTACTCCCTGTGGTGCGGCCGGGACGCCCTCAAGGACGGCGTGATCCTCGCCAACGGCGACACCGTGCACCCGGTCTCCGTCGAGAAGACCCTGCTCGCGGCCCGTGGCGACGGCAAGAGGATCATCCTCGCGCTGGACACCGTGAAGTCCCTGGCGGACGAGGAGATGAAGGTCGTCGTGGACCCCGACAAGGGCGTCCAGAAGATCACCAAGCTGATGGACCCGGCCGAGGCGACCGGTGAGTACATCGGCGTGACCCTCATCGAGGGCGACGCGGCCGAGGAGCTGGCCGACGCGCTGCGCGCCACCTTCGAGCGCGACCCGCAGCTGTACTACGAGGACGGTTACCAGGAGCTGGTGAACCGCGGCTTCAAGATCGACGTCCAGCCCATCGGCGACGTCTCCTGGGTCGAGATCGACAACCACGACGACCTCGCCAAGGGACGGAAGATCGCGTGCCGATACTGA
- a CDS encoding Rne/Rng family ribonuclease produces MLEPTEPNEGSEPNTPSDTLPPRRRRRAASRPAGAPAAGSGTETTAQPEATAPAAQSGTSGATEPPAETAPRPRRRSTRRASAPAGTPTAAEAATVTEPAVPAASADEQADAAAETTAPAPRRTRRRASAPAGAPTQVTAEDNKAEEADVAQDTEDNKAAEPAESATETPAARPRRRATRRASAPAGAPKAAEASEASETEKPAEPAPAAETETETETEVPAARPRRRATRRASAPAAEAAVAETPAAQAEPEAEPAPAAEPEAAPAGRTRRRATRRVSTPTETPPTETPAAETPAVETPAVEAPAAEAEAQPAAEPVAETEAAPGRARRRATRRASAPAGAPAAAEEKAEAKAEDKPADKPADKPRAAEPEPRPARKATQSEPAEPEGRRRRRSVRQAAGGFSAPAPAEGDAPRRTARPAVATFQAPVFTEPRFQTPQRAAAEAAAQAAGVREPEQAEETEQAEQVEKAVAATPAPEAAATDERDNGRRRRRRRGAPAEETRAVEEKPEPVEEPVEDEGDDSDDAEGSDDSGSRRRRRRGGRRRRRGDAYDGDDNGENSDDAESGELAAEQAEQDAEDTAEQEEEDAEDTDDARGEESGGSSSSRRRRRRRRRAGDSGGDAEPASGDDPERTVVKVREPRKAAEPSDEVQSIKGSTRLEAKKQRRREGREQGRRRVPIITEAEFLARREAVERVMVVRQHGERTQIGVLEDGVLVEHYVNKEQATSYVGNVYLGKVQNVLPSMEAAFIDIGKGRNAVLYAGEVNFEALGMANGPRRIESALKSGQPVLVQVTKDPIGHKGARLTSQVSLPGRYLVYVPEGSMTGISRKLPDTERARLKTILKKIVPEDAGVIVRTAAEGASEDELRRDVERLQAQWEEIKKKAKTGNAPALLYGEPDMTVRVVRDIFNEDFSKVIVSGDEAWSTIHGYVSHVAPDLTDRLQKWTGEADVFATYRIDEQLAKALDRKVWLPSGGSLVIDRTEAMVVVDVNTGKFTGQGGNLEETVTRNNLEAAEEIVRQLRLRDLGGIIVIDFIDMVLESNRDLVLRRLLECLGRDRTKHQVAEVTSLGLVQMTRKRVGQGLLESFSENCVHCNGRGVIVHMEQPTSVGGGGGGKRKKRGRGDGQGHEHESAAPVETETVAEVTAEAAEPVALPEPDFTPDEELYSSVAEAEAAAGRGRSRRKAGRRASAPAGAPKEGSRRSTERAERFERAAEEAPTAASVTAEETAAAPVLPEPATEAHAEPMAAEDPVVAPEPAAEEAAPKGRARRRVTRKVSAPAGSPAGAEAAVVTVAESAPVAEPEQLPEAAPAAEESAAPARPRRRAVRKATAPTASEETAVLVVPSSAPEPAATEEPATEEPAAEAESEEAAPAKKTARKAAKKAPAKKTAAKKTTAAKKTTAAKKTAAKTTTAKKTTAKKAATKTAKTAAKSTARKTAKVSAPDDES; encoded by the coding sequence GACGCCGCCGCCGAGACCACCGCACCCGCGCCGCGCCGCACCCGCCGCAGGGCCTCCGCGCCCGCCGGGGCGCCCACGCAGGTCACCGCCGAGGACAACAAGGCCGAGGAGGCCGACGTGGCCCAGGACACCGAGGACAACAAGGCCGCCGAGCCGGCCGAGTCCGCCACCGAGACCCCCGCCGCGCGCCCGCGCCGCCGTGCCACCCGGCGCGCCTCCGCCCCGGCCGGCGCGCCGAAGGCCGCCGAGGCGTCCGAGGCGTCCGAGACGGAGAAGCCCGCCGAGCCGGCGCCGGCCGCCGAGACGGAGACGGAGACGGAGACCGAGGTTCCGGCCGCGCGTCCGCGCCGTCGGGCCACCCGCCGTGCCTCCGCGCCGGCCGCCGAGGCCGCTGTCGCCGAGACCCCCGCCGCCCAGGCCGAGCCCGAGGCCGAGCCGGCCCCGGCCGCCGAGCCCGAGGCCGCTCCGGCCGGTCGTACGCGCCGTCGCGCGACCCGTCGTGTCTCCACGCCCACCGAGACCCCGCCCACCGAGACCCCGGCCGCCGAGACCCCGGCCGTCGAGACCCCGGCCGTCGAGGCGCCCGCCGCTGAGGCCGAGGCCCAGCCGGCCGCCGAGCCGGTCGCCGAGACCGAGGCCGCCCCCGGCCGTGCCCGCCGTCGCGCCACCCGCCGGGCCTCCGCGCCCGCCGGTGCCCCGGCCGCCGCCGAGGAGAAGGCCGAGGCGAAGGCCGAGGACAAGCCCGCGGACAAGCCCGCGGACAAGCCCCGGGCCGCCGAGCCCGAGCCGCGCCCCGCCCGCAAGGCGACGCAGTCCGAGCCGGCCGAGCCCGAGGGCCGCCGCCGTCGCCGCTCCGTGCGCCAGGCCGCGGGCGGGTTCTCCGCGCCCGCCCCCGCCGAGGGCGACGCCCCCCGCCGTACCGCCCGGCCCGCCGTGGCCACCTTCCAGGCGCCGGTCTTCACCGAGCCCAGGTTCCAGACCCCGCAGCGCGCCGCCGCCGAGGCCGCGGCCCAAGCCGCCGGTGTCCGGGAGCCGGAGCAGGCGGAGGAGACCGAGCAGGCCGAGCAGGTCGAGAAGGCCGTGGCGGCCACCCCCGCCCCCGAGGCCGCTGCCACCGACGAGCGTGACAACGGTCGCCGTCGCCGTCGCCGCCGTGGCGCCCCCGCCGAGGAGACCCGCGCGGTCGAGGAGAAGCCGGAGCCCGTCGAGGAGCCCGTCGAGGACGAGGGCGACGACTCCGACGACGCCGAGGGCTCGGACGACTCCGGTTCGCGCCGCCGTCGCCGCCGGGGCGGCCGTCGCCGCCGCCGTGGCGACGCCTACGACGGTGACGACAACGGCGAGAACTCCGACGACGCCGAGTCCGGCGAGCTGGCCGCCGAGCAGGCGGAGCAGGACGCCGAGGACACCGCCGAGCAGGAGGAAGAGGACGCCGAGGACACCGACGACGCCCGGGGCGAGGAGTCCGGTGGCTCCAGCTCCAGCCGTCGCCGCCGGCGCCGTCGCCGTCGCGCCGGGGACTCCGGTGGCGACGCCGAGCCGGCGTCCGGGGACGACCCCGAGCGCACCGTCGTCAAGGTCCGCGAGCCCCGCAAGGCCGCCGAGCCGTCCGACGAGGTCCAGTCCATCAAGGGCTCGACCCGCCTGGAGGCCAAGAAGCAGCGCCGCCGCGAGGGCCGCGAGCAGGGCCGCCGCCGCGTGCCGATCATCACGGAGGCCGAGTTCCTGGCCCGCCGCGAGGCCGTCGAGCGGGTGATGGTCGTGCGCCAGCACGGCGAGCGTACCCAGATCGGCGTCCTGGAGGACGGCGTGCTCGTCGAGCACTACGTCAACAAGGAGCAGGCCACCTCGTACGTCGGCAACGTCTACCTGGGCAAGGTCCAGAACGTGCTGCCGTCCATGGAGGCCGCCTTCATCGACATCGGCAAGGGCCGCAACGCCGTGCTGTACGCCGGTGAGGTCAACTTCGAGGCGCTCGGCATGGCCAACGGGCCGCGCCGCATCGAGTCCGCCCTCAAGTCCGGCCAGCCGGTCCTGGTCCAGGTGACCAAGGACCCGATCGGCCACAAGGGCGCCCGCCTCACCAGCCAGGTCTCGCTGCCGGGCCGCTACCTCGTGTACGTCCCCGAGGGCTCGATGACCGGCATCAGCCGCAAGCTGCCCGACACCGAGCGGGCCCGGCTGAAGACCATCCTCAAGAAGATCGTCCCCGAGGACGCGGGCGTCATCGTGCGCACCGCCGCCGAGGGCGCGAGCGAGGACGAGCTGCGCCGTGACGTCGAGCGGCTCCAGGCGCAGTGGGAGGAGATCAAGAAGAAGGCGAAGACGGGCAACGCCCCGGCGCTGCTGTACGGCGAGCCGGACATGACCGTCCGCGTCGTCCGCGACATCTTCAACGAGGACTTCTCCAAGGTCATCGTCAGCGGTGACGAGGCGTGGTCGACCATCCACGGCTACGTCTCCCACGTCGCCCCCGACCTCACCGACCGGCTCCAGAAGTGGACCGGTGAGGCCGACGTCTTCGCCACCTACCGGATCGACGAGCAGCTCGCCAAGGCGCTGGACCGCAAGGTCTGGCTGCCCAGCGGCGGTTCGCTGGTGATCGACCGGACCGAGGCGATGGTCGTGGTCGACGTCAACACCGGCAAGTTCACCGGCCAGGGCGGCAACCTGGAGGAGACGGTCACCAGGAACAACCTGGAGGCGGCCGAGGAGATCGTGCGCCAGCTCCGGCTGCGCGACCTCGGCGGCATCATCGTCATCGACTTCATCGACATGGTGCTGGAGTCCAACCGGGACCTGGTGCTGCGCCGTCTGCTGGAGTGCCTGGGCCGGGACCGGACCAAGCACCAGGTGGCCGAGGTGACCTCGCTGGGCCTGGTGCAGATGACCCGTAAGCGGGTCGGCCAGGGCCTGCTGGAGTCCTTCTCCGAGAACTGCGTCCACTGCAACGGCCGCGGTGTCATCGTGCACATGGAGCAGCCCACCTCCGTCGGAGGCGGCGGTGGCGGCAAGCGCAAGAAGCGCGGCCGCGGCGACGGCCAGGGCCACGAGCACGAGAGTGCCGCGCCGGTGGAGACCGAGACGGTCGCCGAGGTGACCGCCGAGGCCGCCGAGCCGGTCGCGCTGCCCGAGCCGGACTTCACCCCGGACGAGGAGCTGTACAGCTCCGTCGCCGAGGCGGAGGCCGCCGCCGGACGCGGGCGTTCGCGCCGCAAGGCCGGCCGCCGTGCCTCGGCCCCGGCCGGTGCGCCCAAGGAGGGCAGCCGCCGTTCCACCGAGCGGGCCGAGCGGTTCGAGCGGGCCGCCGAGGAGGCGCCGACCGCCGCGTCGGTGACCGCCGAGGAGACCGCCGCCGCCCCGGTGCTGCCGGAGCCGGCCACCGAGGCGCACGCCGAGCCGATGGCCGCCGAGGACCCGGTCGTCGCGCCGGAGCCCGCCGCCGAGGAGGCCGCGCCCAAGGGCCGCGCCCGTCGCCGGGTCACCCGCAAGGTGTCCGCGCCCGCCGGTTCGCCGGCCGGGGCCGAGGCCGCCGTGGTGACCGTCGCGGAGTCCGCGCCGGTGGCCGAGCCGGAGCAGCTGCCGGAGGCCGCCCCGGCGGCCGAGGAGAGCGCCGCCCCGGCCCGTCCGCGCCGCCGCGCGGTGCGCAAGGCCACCGCGCCGACCGCGTCGGAGGAGACGGCCGTGCTGGTCGTCCCGTCGTCCGCGCCGGAGCCGGCCGCCACCGAGGAGCCCGCCACCGAGGAGCCCGCCGCCGAGGCGGAGTCCGAGGAGGCCGCGCCCGCCAAGAAGACCGCCCGCAAGGCGGCCAAGAAGGCACCGGCGAAGAAGACGGCCGCGAAGAAGACCACGGCCGCCAAGAAGACGACGGCCGCGAAGAAGACGGCCGCCAAGACGACGACGGCGAAGAAGACGACGGCCAAGAAGGCGGCCACCAAGACCGCCAAGACGGCCGCCAAGTCGACGGCGAGGAAGACCGCCAAGGTCTCCGCGCCGGACGACGAGAGCTGA
- the rpmA gene encoding 50S ribosomal protein L27 has translation MAHKKGASSTRNGRDSNAQRLGVKRFGGQVVSAGEILIRQRGTHFHPGAGVGRGGDDTLFALLPGAVEFGTHRGRKVVNIVPVA, from the coding sequence ATGGCACACAAGAAGGGCGCATCGTCCACCCGGAACGGTCGCGACTCCAATGCCCAGCGGCTCGGCGTGAAGCGCTTCGGCGGTCAGGTCGTCAGCGCTGGTGAGATCCTCATCCGTCAGCGCGGCACCCACTTCCACCCCGGCGCCGGCGTCGGCCGTGGCGGCGACGACACGCTGTTCGCGCTGCTGCCCGGCGCGGTGGAGTTCGGTACCCACCGCGGCCGCAAGGTCGTGAACATCGTTCCGGTCGCCTGA
- the rplU gene encoding 50S ribosomal protein L21 codes for MYAIVRSGGRQHKVAVGEIVEVDKISTANVGDTVELSTLLVVDGDSVTSDPWVLAGIKVQAEVVDHHKGQKIDILRYKNKTGYRRRQGHRQQYTAIKVTEIPAAAK; via the coding sequence GTGTACGCCATCGTGCGCAGCGGCGGTCGTCAGCACAAGGTTGCTGTCGGCGAGATCGTTGAGGTTGACAAGATTTCCACGGCCAATGTCGGTGACACGGTCGAGCTCTCGACCCTGCTCGTCGTCGACGGTGACTCCGTGACCAGCGACCCGTGGGTGCTGGCCGGCATCAAGGTCCAGGCCGAGGTCGTGGACCACCACAAGGGCCAGAAGATCGACATTCTGCGCTACAAGAACAAGACCGGCTACCGCCGTCGTCAGGGCCACCGCCAGCAGTACACGGCGATCAAGGTCACTGAGATCCCCGCGGCTGCGAAGTAA
- a CDS encoding iron-containing alcohol dehydrogenase family protein, with translation MPILTRLIPSPVVVDIRPGALADLASILADQRISHSGRLAVAVSGGSGARLRERVAPQLPGATWYEVGGGTLDDAVRLADEMKSGRYDAVVGLGGGKVIDCAKYAAARIGLPLVAVATNLSHDGICSPVSILDNDAGRGSYGVPTPIALLIDTDIIRETPVRFVRSGIGDAVSNISAVADWELANRVNGEKIDGLAAAMARQAGEAVLRHPGGCGDDAFLAVLAEGLVLSGIAMSIAGHTRPSSGACHEISHALDLLYPQRAASHGEQVGLGAAFAMHLRGDHEGSFLMAASLRRHGLPVLAEEIGFDVDEFVRAVEFAPETRPGRYTILEHLDLAPDRIRQAYADYTASLER, from the coding sequence GTGCCGATACTGACCCGGCTCATCCCCTCGCCGGTCGTCGTCGACATCCGCCCGGGTGCCCTCGCCGACCTGGCGAGCATCCTCGCCGACCAGCGCATCTCGCACTCCGGCCGCCTCGCCGTCGCCGTCAGCGGCGGCTCGGGCGCCCGGCTGCGCGAGCGGGTCGCCCCGCAGCTGCCGGGCGCCACCTGGTACGAGGTCGGTGGAGGCACGCTGGACGACGCGGTGCGACTGGCCGACGAGATGAAGTCCGGCCGGTACGACGCCGTGGTCGGGCTCGGTGGCGGGAAGGTCATCGACTGCGCCAAGTACGCGGCGGCCCGTATCGGCCTGCCGCTGGTCGCGGTCGCCACCAACCTGTCCCACGACGGCATCTGCTCGCCGGTGTCCATCCTGGACAACGACGCGGGCCGGGGCTCGTACGGCGTGCCCACGCCCATCGCGCTGCTGATCGACACCGACATCATCCGCGAGACCCCGGTGCGCTTCGTGCGCTCCGGCATCGGGGACGCGGTGTCGAACATCTCGGCCGTCGCGGACTGGGAGCTGGCCAACCGGGTCAACGGCGAGAAGATCGACGGTCTCGCCGCCGCCATGGCCCGCCAGGCGGGCGAGGCGGTGCTCCGGCACCCCGGCGGCTGCGGCGACGACGCGTTCCTCGCGGTGCTCGCCGAGGGCCTGGTGCTGTCCGGCATCGCGATGTCGATCGCCGGCCACACCCGCCCGTCCTCCGGCGCCTGTCACGAGATCAGCCACGCGCTCGACCTGCTCTACCCCCAGCGGGCCGCCAGCCACGGCGAGCAGGTGGGCCTCGGCGCCGCCTTCGCCATGCATCTGCGCGGCGACCACGAGGGCTCGTTCCTCATGGCCGCCTCGCTGCGCCGGCACGGGCTGCCGGTGCTGGCCGAGGAGATCGGGTTCGACGTGGACGAGTTCGTCCGGGCCGTGGAGTTCGCGCCGGAGACCCGTCCCGGCCGGTACACGATCCTGGAGCACCTGGACCTCGCCCCGGACCGGATCCGGCAGGCGTACGCCGACTACACGGCGTCGCTGGAGCGCTGA